Genomic DNA from Alicyclobacillus fastidiosus:
CATGCGCTAACGACGTCAAAGGCCACCCTTCTCAAGTGGCCGGATAAGACAATTACAATTTGATCACAACTGCAGCACAAGTGTATGGACTAAGCAGTTGATGCAGTTGGATTGGTACAAGTAATTCCATTTTGAGTCCGCGAGACCTAGCCTAGTCGCTACTGCTTCAACGCGTTAGAAATCTCTACTGCAGTCTTAACCACATTTTGTGCTATCTGAATTGCGCGGTCCTCAGTAAAGCGAAATGCCGGCCCAGAAACACTTATAAATGCGATTAAGACTCCGTTCGCATCGTAAATGGGAGCAGAAATCCCATTTTCACTTTCATCTAATTCTCCAATGGATAGGGCGAATCCATTCTTTCGTATGGTGTTGAGTTGTTTCTTAAGTTCAAGCGGATCCGTCATTGTACGGGTTGTCCGTTTCTCCAGTGGTCTATCAAAGAAATGCTCAACCTCCGCTTTAGGCAAGTTGGCGAGCAACAGCTTACCGTTCGATGTACAGTGTAGCGGTAGAACCACGTCCACGTAATCGATAAGCCGAACGCTGTGGGGTGGGTCAATCTGGGAGATGGCAACGACTCCAAAGTTCTTCGGTACGCTCAACATTACTGTTTCTTGTGTAGTCTCGGCCAACTTTTCCATCATTGGGCGTGCACGGAGTGACAAAAGCTCGTTGCTAGAAGTGACGGAAGTTAGTTGTCCAGCTGCCAATCCGAGTCGATATCCCTTTGTGAGGGCATCCCGTTCCACGAGGCCATGGTGCTCAAGAGTCGAAAGCAACCGCCACGCAGTTGTTCGATTGATATGAGCTTGTTTGGCGAGGTCGTTGATGGGAATCGGATGCTCGCTCATGGACACTAGCTTCAACAGCACAATTGCTCTGTCCACAGCTTGAACGGTTGGTTCACCCTGCTTAAGTTTTAATGGATTTTCATCGGAATCAATTCGTTTATCCATAGCGTTTATCGTCCTTTTGTGTAGATACACCATATTATACTACTCGGCGATCTGCTCGAACTATTTGAATGTAAGCGCTATTGACTATTTTAAACAGCGCAATTATATTGATTTTATCACATTGTGAACGTATTGTTCATAATGTGAACACAAAACTCCGAGTCGCATGTCATCTGTATGTATTTCAGTGGGCGATTTCGTGGAGTGTAGGCGTAGGCACAGACGCTTGGAATGAAGGATTTTGTACAGTTCTTATGAAATCGCTTACCAAAGGAGGCTAGGTATGCAAGTCGAACAGCATAGCTTAAGTTTTGTACCGGAGAGTGAACGTCACGGTAAAGCTAGGGATTTGTTCAACGTTTGGTTCAGTGCGAACATGGATATGCTCGTCATTGTTACGGGTGCATTGGCCATTGGTTATGGTCTGAACGTCGTTTGGTCCCTCATAGCTGTAGTGATTGGTAATGCCATTGGCGGCATTTTTATGGCCTCCCATTCGGCGCAGGGACCCAAGCTTGGCATTCCTCAGATGGTACAAAGTCGAGCTCAGTTTGGTGTCATTGGTGCAGTACTTCCGTTGATCCTCGTTATTGGAATGTATCTCGGTGCGTTTTTCAGCTGCGGATCGCTTGGTGCTCAAGCAGTCCACAGTGCGATTCCGCAGATTTCTGTTACGACCGCGTTGATTGTCTTAGGTGCCATAACGCTTGTCATCACAGTTTACGGTTATGATTTGATTCACTTAGTCGAACGCTATCTTACCATTGTCTTTTTGGTTGTTTTTCTGATTGCCACCGTCGCGCTGTTCCACCTACATCTACCAGTTGGAGAATGGGCGCTTTCAAACTTCCACTTGGCTCCATTTGTGGTGATGGTCAGCATCGCGGCAACTTACCAAATGACATATGCTCCATACGTGGCAGACTACTCCCGTTACTTGCCGAAGAATACATCTTCTGCTGCAACGTTCTGGTACAGCTATCTGGGAAATGTCATCAGCTGTATTTGGATGATGATTATGGGAGTGGTACTTGCTGCAGCGTTCCCGAAATTCGGTAACGATTCCACAGGGTATGTCGCACACATTTTAGGGCCACATTTTGCACCCGTTATGTACATTGTTCTCGTGCTTGGCATTATTGCCATTCAAGTGTTAAACCTTTACGGTGCGTTCATGTCCACGATTACGACCCTTGAGGCGTTTACCAAAATTACGGGGTCACGAAAGACTCGTTTTTGGCTTGTATTTGTGATTTCGGTGGTAGGCACGTACTTGGCAATCAGCGGGCAGACTGGGTTTACCACGATTTACAGCGACTTTATGCTGTTGTTGCAATATTTCTTGTTACCTTGGAGTGCAATTAATCTCATTGATTTTTATCTGCTTCGGCACGGGGATTACGATGTAGAAGCCATGTTTGATGTAAATGGAAAGTACGGTCGCTTTAACTGGATTTCGATTAGTGCTTACATCATCACGATTATTTTGCAGATTCCATTTATGAACACGTCGCTGTACGAAGGCCCAGTAGCGCGCGCCCTAAACGGTGATGACATTGCATGGGTGTTTGCACTCGCGCTCCCAATGATTTTTTATTACATTCCGATGCGTCGAAAAGCAGCTGCCAGTTCGGCTTTAAGTATCGATTCTAACGCGGTATAAACGAGGAGGATTCTCATGGTGGCTTATGTGAAACGACAACCACGACTATTCGTGCTAGATCACGGGGCTATGCGAATGGACAAGAATTGGCTTGTCTCCGTGCATAACCCGGCCACCGTGGAGAATCCACACGTCAAGGCAGAGTTTATCGACATTCCAATTTATTCAGTGTTGGTTGACCACCCGGATGGAAAGATATTGTTTGATGCTTCTTGTAACCCAAACTCGATGGGGGAACATGGGCGTTGGCCCATGTCACAGCAGAAATTGTTCCCATGGGCCGCGACAGAAGCCTGTTACTTGCCGAACCGACTCGAACAGTTGAATATCAGCCCAAGTGATATTCGATATGTAGTTGCCTCACATTTGCACTGTGATCACGCCGGCTGCCTCGAACTCTTTAAGAATGCCACGATTATTGTCCATGAAGACGAATTAAACGCTGCGCTCCAAAGTTATCTTTGCCGGAACGATGAATCGTTCGTCTGGGCTGACATCGACGCTTGGGTACAATCTCATTTAAATTGGAGGCTTGTCCGTCGTGACGAGCCGGTGTTGCCGCTCCTCGATGGCATTCGTGTATTGAACTTTGGTAGTGGGCATTCCTACGGGATGCTCGGAATGCAGGTGAATCTTCCTGAAACAGGTTCAATTCTGTTGGCCTCTGACGCGGTGTATTCATCCGATACGTATGACGGCGTTGCGGTTCCGGGGGCAGTCTATGATACCGTGGGGTACCGTGCGACAGTACGGAGGATCCAAAGTATCGCAAGGGATACGAACGCTATCGTTTGGTGCGGTCACGACAACCAACAGTACCAACTGCTGCGTAAGTCTGATGTGGGTTACTATGAGTAACCAACCCGGGAAGTTGGCCACTCGAGAACTCAAACGTCTGTTTGAGTAGAGTCCTCATTAAAACAAGTACTCTGTGTAAACACAAATGTGTTGTACCAAAAGAAGGATTCATAGATAATTATTGTATCCATATTATGAACTTATTGTTCATAATATGAACGAACACTCTCGTGAATAGCTAGGAGGTTTTAACGGATGGAAGCAGCAAAAAGAGAATGGGCTGCACAGTGGCTCTCAACACCAAAGTATATGTACATCAATGGGGAATTTCGAAAGAGTCAAGATGAAGGTACTCTTGAAACCATAAATCCGGCAACGGGTACGGTTCTGGGTTCCTTCTATAGAGCAACCAAATCCGATGTCGATGCGGCAGTTGAAGCGGCTTCGAAGGCTTTCCATGAAGGCCCTTGGAAGAAGACCAGCAAGAAAGAACGCGCAAAGGTTCTGCATCAAATTGCCGATGCAATTCGTCGTCATCAAGCGGAACTTTCTACGCTTGAGACACTCGATAACGGAAAACTATACAGCGAGTCTTGGTATGACGATCTCGTCGAAACCGCCGACATCTTTGACTATTACGCAGGCTGGACTGACAAGTTTTACGGGGAAACCTCTCCTGTCGATGGAGATTTCATTAACTATACGAGCCGTGAACCTGTTGGTGTTTGCGGACAAATTGTACCTTGGAACTATCCCATTTTGATGGTTTCCTGGAAGCTTGCGCCGGCGTTGGCCATGGGCAACACCGTTGTTTTGAAACCTTCTGAAGTAACGTCCCTTTCAGCAATTCGCCTGGTGGAAATTCTACACGAAGAAGTGGAGTTGCCACGCGGCGTAATCAACTTAGTACTTGGCGGCGGAGATGTAGGGGCCGAAATTGCAAATCACATGCACGTGGATAAAATTGCGTTCACCGGAAGTACGGCAGTTGGAAAAAAGCTATTGCACGGGTCAGCTGATTCAAACTTGAAGACACTTTCGCTGGAACTTGGCGGCAAGAGCCCGAACATTGTGTTTGAGGACGTTCCTGATCTTGAATTTGCTATTGAAAGGTCGTTTTATGGGCTCTTTACGCATAAGGGCGAGAAGTGTTCTGCACCGAGTCGCTTGTTTGTTCACAAGAAGCACTATGACACGTTCGTATCGCGTCTGGCAGAAATGGCTGATTCCTACGTTCTTGGGGATCCGTTCGACCCAAGCACCAATCAAGGGGCACAATCGTCGAAGCTGCACATGGAGAAAATCCTTCGCTATATCGGTTATGGCATTGAGGACGGGGCTCGTTTGGTTGCCGGTGGGCGTCGGGACACAAGTGGATCGAACGCTGATGGTTACTTTGTCCGTCCAACGATTTTTGCCGATGTCGACAATAAGATGCGGATTGCACAAGACGAGATCTTTGGACCCGTTCTTCCGATTATTCCGTTTTCAGATGAGGACGAAGTGATTCGTATGGCAAACGATACAACGTACGGACTCGCTGCAGGTCTTTGGACGAAGGACATTAGTCGCGCTCATCGCGTAGCGGCACAACTTGAAGCCGGTATGGTCTTCATCAATAAGTACGGCTGCTATGATTTTTCGGCTCCGTTCGGTGGATTTAAGCAGAGTGGATGGGGAAAAGAGTATGCGATTCACTCGCTCGAATCCTATACAAAGGTCAAATCCATCTGGGTTGCACTCTAAAAAGGGGGCAGACGGCTTGATTACCTGGTGAATGAAGGTGATGACGTGAAGGCTCTTTACGGAGATCAAACGAAAACGTGCGTCGAGACCATGTCGTTTTCCAGCAAAGTCCTGGGGGACTACCCGCAGTACGTGAAGAACCTGATGCTCGTAAAGATGGCTGCGGCAAAGGCAAACGTTCTCGTAAATGCACTACCGGAGGCAGTCGCTGATGCCATCATGAACTCGTGCCAGTACGCGATTGACACGTACGACGCACAACAGTATCCGGTTGATGTCTGCCATGGTGGCGGTGGCATTGGTATCAACATGAACATCAATGAAGTCATCAGCGCGCTTGCTTCCGATAGGAGTGGGCTGGTGATTGATCCGATTGTCCATGTGAATAAATCTCAATCGACGGCGGATGTATGCCATACAGCCATTCGACTTACCCTTGGTAGTCTGCTCGATGATTTGCTTGATGTGCTTTCGGTGTGTGGTGAAGCATTCCGGGATAAGCAACGCGAGTTCACTGGCATTGCTACCATATCTCGTACTTGCATGATGGACGCAATGGAGATAGACCTAGGCCACCGATTTTCTGGCTATGCCGATGTCGTTTTCCGACGCCGGGAAGCCATTCTCCTTCACCGACAGCGTATGTTTACAGTCAATCTAGGGGGCACTGTCATCGGATCGGGAGAGGGAGCCGTCCCAGGCTACCGCGAAGTCGTCATTGAAACGCTGCGGGAGCTGTACGGCGAAGAACTTGTGCATCCGGTCAATTTTTACGATACCGCTCAGAACATGGACGAACTTGTTGCTTTGGCGCAGTCACTTTCTAATTTGTCGCAAGTGCTTGTAAAGGTCAGCCAGGACCTGCGCTTTCTTTCATCTGGTCCAGAAGCGGGCATCGGGGAATTGAAACTGCCAAAGACTCAGTCTGGGTCATCGTTCTTTCCAGGTAAAGTGAATCCCGTATTGCTAGAGATGATGATGCAATGTGCATTTTTAGTACAGGGGCTTACCCGAAGCGTTGAATCGTCTCAGATGCACGGTGATACGGATTTAAACGTGTTTGAGGAGTTTGCTGGAATCTTGGTAATGGACCAAATCCAATGTTTGCAAAAAGCCATTCACCTACTTACGAGTTATGCATTGGTGGGGATTTCGGTAGATACGGAGCGTTGCGCTTCCCACGCGAATAGCCTGGTTCCAATGGTAACTCGTCTCGCAAACCAGCACGGATACGGCAAAGTTTCCAATGTCATTCAAGATGCTGCATACAAAGCGATACCCGTAAAGCAAGCCTTAATAGATGCATTTTGAGTTAACGCGTTTGTAAAGTTCAAGACAAGTACTGGAAACGGTAGGTAATGTGGAAACAACGTGACGAAAGAGCCGATCGTTTAAATAACAACATCCGACCGAGAGTGAAGGGGTTTAATCCTATGAAGATGAAGGCTGCCGTAATGACAGAGGTTGGGGGACGGTTGAGCATCCAAGAAGTCGATTTAGCCGAACCCAAAGCGAATGAAGTCTTGGTTAAAATTTTAGCAACGGGTGTTTGCCACAGCGATTTGAATGCTGTCCATGATGCAAACACCCCGATTCCAACCATTCTCGGTCACGAAGGTGCAGGCATCGTTGTTGAGGTCGGCCCTAATGTAAAGACAGTTCAGGTGGGAGACAAAGTTGCATTGAGTTGGGTCCCCTTCTGTGGTACGTGTGAATTCTGCCAAACGGGTCAAGTCAACTTGTGTGAATCCGCTTTTGGTCCGATGTTCGCGGGTACGCTCTTAGATGGCACAAGCCGTCTTAGCGTGGGTGGCCAAGTCGTATATCACAACTCTCTCTTGTCTACCTTTGCGGAGTACACTGTTGTTCCAGAAATGAGTTGCGTGAAGCTTCCACAGAACATGCCTGCAGCAGAAGCATCCCTAATCGGTTGTGGAGTCGCTACAGGATTCGGCGCTGCAGTACGCGCGGCGCAAGTCACGCCCGGATCCACTGTGGCGATTTTCGGAATCGGAGGTGTGGGTGTGAATGCAATTCAGGGTGCGCGTGTTGCAGGTGCAAGCAAAATTATCGCTTGTGACTTGAAAGACCAGAACCTTGAAATCGCCAGAACATTTGGCGCTACTCATACTGTCAACGTAGGCGAAGGAAATACTGTGGATGCCCTCAAAGATCTGACAGGTGGATATGGCGTTCATTTTGCTATCGACTGCACGGGTAACACCCAAGCTGCCTCGACCGCGTGGCAAGGAACGCGAAAAGGCGGAACGACGGTCGTTATCGGAGCATTCAATCCCCAGCGGGAATTATCCCTGCCGGCAGGTGGATTTCACCGGGTAGGTAAGGTGCTAAAAGGGAGTTTTTACGGGGATGTGCATCCGTTCC
This window encodes:
- a CDS encoding N-acyl homoserine lactonase family protein, which gives rise to MVAYVKRQPRLFVLDHGAMRMDKNWLVSVHNPATVENPHVKAEFIDIPIYSVLVDHPDGKILFDASCNPNSMGEHGRWPMSQQKLFPWAATEACYLPNRLEQLNISPSDIRYVVASHLHCDHAGCLELFKNATIIVHEDELNAALQSYLCRNDESFVWADIDAWVQSHLNWRLVRRDEPVLPLLDGIRVLNFGSGHSYGMLGMQVNLPETGSILLASDAVYSSDTYDGVAVPGAVYDTVGYRATVRRIQSIARDTNAIVWCGHDNQQYQLLRKSDVGYYE
- a CDS encoding Zn-dependent alcohol dehydrogenase → MKMKAAVMTEVGGRLSIQEVDLAEPKANEVLVKILATGVCHSDLNAVHDANTPIPTILGHEGAGIVVEVGPNVKTVQVGDKVALSWVPFCGTCEFCQTGQVNLCESAFGPMFAGTLLDGTSRLSVGGQVVYHNSLLSTFAEYTVVPEMSCVKLPQNMPAAEASLIGCGVATGFGAAVRAAQVTPGSTVAIFGIGGVGVNAIQGARVAGASKIIACDLKDQNLEIARTFGATHTVNVGEGNTVDALKDLTGGYGVHFAIDCTGNTQAASTAWQGTRKGGTTVVIGAFNPQRELSLPAGGFHRVGKVLKGSFYGDVHPFRDFPLIAQLYLDGKFQLDELVLSRIQLEDINQAFDGFHDHSSVNVGRTVIEFTDRKLDKVAAYATEYIS
- a CDS encoding cytosine permease, translating into MQVEQHSLSFVPESERHGKARDLFNVWFSANMDMLVIVTGALAIGYGLNVVWSLIAVVIGNAIGGIFMASHSAQGPKLGIPQMVQSRAQFGVIGAVLPLILVIGMYLGAFFSCGSLGAQAVHSAIPQISVTTALIVLGAITLVITVYGYDLIHLVERYLTIVFLVVFLIATVALFHLHLPVGEWALSNFHLAPFVVMVSIAATYQMTYAPYVADYSRYLPKNTSSAATFWYSYLGNVISCIWMMIMGVVLAAAFPKFGNDSTGYVAHILGPHFAPVMYIVLVLGIIAIQVLNLYGAFMSTITTLEAFTKITGSRKTRFWLVFVISVVGTYLAISGQTGFTTIYSDFMLLLQYFLLPWSAINLIDFYLLRHGDYDVEAMFDVNGKYGRFNWISISAYIITIILQIPFMNTSLYEGPVARALNGDDIAWVFALALPMIFYYIPMRRKAAASSALSIDSNAV
- a CDS encoding aldehyde dehydrogenase family protein — its product is MEAAKREWAAQWLSTPKYMYINGEFRKSQDEGTLETINPATGTVLGSFYRATKSDVDAAVEAASKAFHEGPWKKTSKKERAKVLHQIADAIRRHQAELSTLETLDNGKLYSESWYDDLVETADIFDYYAGWTDKFYGETSPVDGDFINYTSREPVGVCGQIVPWNYPILMVSWKLAPALAMGNTVVLKPSEVTSLSAIRLVEILHEEVELPRGVINLVLGGGDVGAEIANHMHVDKIAFTGSTAVGKKLLHGSADSNLKTLSLELGGKSPNIVFEDVPDLEFAIERSFYGLFTHKGEKCSAPSRLFVHKKHYDTFVSRLAEMADSYVLGDPFDPSTNQGAQSSKLHMEKILRYIGYGIEDGARLVAGGRRDTSGSNADGYFVRPTIFADVDNKMRIAQDEIFGPVLPIIPFSDEDEVIRMANDTTYGLAAGLWTKDISRAHRVAAQLEAGMVFINKYGCYDFSAPFGGFKQSGWGKEYAIHSLESYTKVKSIWVAL
- a CDS encoding IclR family transcriptional regulator, which gives rise to MDKRIDSDENPLKLKQGEPTVQAVDRAIVLLKLVSMSEHPIPINDLAKQAHINRTTAWRLLSTLEHHGLVERDALTKGYRLGLAAGQLTSVTSSNELLSLRARPMMEKLAETTQETVMLSVPKNFGVVAISQIDPPHSVRLIDYVDVVLPLHCTSNGKLLLANLPKAEVEHFFDRPLEKRTTRTMTDPLELKKQLNTIRKNGFALSIGELDESENGISAPIYDANGVLIAFISVSGPAFRFTEDRAIQIAQNVVKTAVEISNALKQ
- a CDS encoding lyase family protein, which gives rise to MKALYGDQTKTCVETMSFSSKVLGDYPQYVKNLMLVKMAAAKANVLVNALPEAVADAIMNSCQYAIDTYDAQQYPVDVCHGGGGIGINMNINEVISALASDRSGLVIDPIVHVNKSQSTADVCHTAIRLTLGSLLDDLLDVLSVCGEAFRDKQREFTGIATISRTCMMDAMEIDLGHRFSGYADVVFRRREAILLHRQRMFTVNLGGTVIGSGEGAVPGYREVVIETLRELYGEELVHPVNFYDTAQNMDELVALAQSLSNLSQVLVKVSQDLRFLSSGPEAGIGELKLPKTQSGSSFFPGKVNPVLLEMMMQCAFLVQGLTRSVESSQMHGDTDLNVFEEFAGILVMDQIQCLQKAIHLLTSYALVGISVDTERCASHANSLVPMVTRLANQHGYGKVSNVIQDAAYKAIPVKQALIDAF